A window from Neodiprion fabricii isolate iyNeoFabr1 chromosome 2, iyNeoFabr1.1, whole genome shotgun sequence encodes these proteins:
- the LOC124175513 gene encoding cytochrome P450 4C1-like: MTAAVSISGFIVTSAILCGIISIVIYHLRRLRLYKQVSKFSGPPLLPFFGNALGFVGNTEDILMKIMELLNSYPSPFRVWLGHRLFFGVSNPEQMKTIFLSQKTIEKEDLYKFIRPWLGTGLFTAPASKWRVHRKLIMPTFNSRILESFVEVFAIQSKILNQQMEVELDGAEFDVFHYVSLCTLDIICETAMGVSVRAQTESSCRYVEATKSISSGIFRRMFQIWLHPDFIFERTQLGKTQKECVNYLHSLTEEVIQKKKKAYFQANGKPEKESRNGEFRRKAFLDLLMELTHDGEKFTDDELREEVDTMMLAGNDTTAIVNSFVMLMLASYPNVQNKVYEELYEIFGNDDNDERTVTHEDLPRMEYMERVIKETMRLFPIGPILVRAVTEDLDIGEHTLPAGSSVVLGILKAHRNEEFWPEPLKFDPDRFLPEEVAKRHPYCYVPFSAGPRNCLGIKYAMMAMKTLLSTVLRRYIIKKDDVQSIQDIKLKADLMLKPVKPITIRIEKRTTKINYI; encoded by the exons ATGACAGCAGCCGTTAGCATCAGCGGTTTTATCGTAACATCCGCAATACTCTGCGGAATAATTAGTATTGTAATTTACCACCTGAGAAGACTGCGTCTGTACAAACAGGTCTCAAAATTCAGCGGACCTCCGTTACTGCCGTTTTTCGGTAATGCCCTTGGATTCGTCGGAAATACCGAAG ACATCCTGATGAAGATTATGGAGCTTTTGAACTCGTATCCTTCCCCGTTTCGCGTCTGGCTTGGCCACCGATTGTTCTTCGGCGTTAGTAATCCCGAGCAAATGAAG ACGATTTTTCTCAGCCAAAAAACTATCGAAAAAGAAGACCTGTACAAGTTTATCCGGCCATGGTTAGGGACAGGATTGTTTACGGCCCCCG CATCGAAATGGCGGGTCCACCGAAAGCTCATAATGCCAACCTTCAACTCCCGAATCTTGGAATCATTCGTGGAAGTCTTTGCGATCCAGTCGAAAATATTGAATCAGCAAATGGAGGTTGAACTGGACGGGGCAGAATTCGACGTATTTCATTACGTGTCACTCTGTACGTTGGACATTATTTGCG AAACTGCCATGGGGGTGTCTGTGAGAGCACAAACCGAGTCCAGTTGTCGCTATGTTGAAGCTACAAAAAG TATCTCGAGTGGCATATTCAGAAGAATGTTCCAAATCTGGCTGCACCCAGATTTCATCTTTGAGCGGACACAACTTGGCAAAACTCAGAAAGAGTGCGTCAATTACTTGCACAGTCTTACCGAAGAG GTGAtacagaaaaagaagaaagcaTATTTCCAAGCCAATGGCAAGCCGGAAAAAGAGTCTC GCAACGGGGAATTTCGTAGAAAAGCTTTCTTAGATCTTCTCATGGAGTTGACTCatgatggagaaaaatttacgGATGACGAACTACGTGAAGAAGTTGATACGATGATGCTTGCT GGAAATGATACGACAGCGATAGTAAATTCGTTCGTAATGTTGATGCTGGCTTCTTATCCAAACGTACAG AACAAAGTTTACGAAGAACTCTATGAGATTTTCGGAAATGATGACAACGACGAACGAACCGTGACACACGAAGACTTACCACGTATGGAATACATGGAACGTGTTATCAAAGAAACTATGCGGCTATTCCCCATCGGGCCAATTCTTGTTCGCGCAGTTACGGAAGATTTGGACATAG GTGAGCACACGTTACCAGCAGGGAGTTCAGTTGTTCTTGGAATCTTGAAAGCTCACAGAAACGAAGAGTTTTGGCCTGAGCCACTGAAATTTGATCCTGACAGGTTCCTACCCGAAGAAGTTGCGAAACGACATCCTTACTGTTACGTGCCATTCAGTGCCGGGCCGCGAAATTGTCTAG GTATAAAGTATGCCATGATGGCGATGAAGACACTCCTTTCGACGGTTCTACGAAGATACATCATCAAAAAAGATGATGTACAATCGATACAGGATATCAAACTGAAGGCAGACCTCATGTTGAAGCCGGTCAAACCGATCACGATAAGAATTGAGAAACGAacgacaaaaattaattacatttgA